From one Triticum urartu cultivar G1812 chromosome 3, Tu2.1, whole genome shotgun sequence genomic stretch:
- the LOC125543516 gene encoding LOB domain-containing protein 7-like, whose amino-acid sequence MTGGVNGNGGGGGGNGGACAVCKHQRRKCEPNCELATYFPANRMNDFRALHLVFGVANLTKLIKANATEAARRRAAETLTWEARWRERDPSEGCYREVSCLRRENAVLRAENAALRRRADQCACCATTLQQQQQQQILLVSAYNNGARPPGGVLHGASAGVVPGGFYSGNAGAVRAANGNGAMPARPHVSAPAPQTTMAGYAQGDRHHAASGGANGTGAAGQAEPREKSSAR is encoded by the coding sequence ATGACCGGCGGCGTGAACGGCaacggcggaggaggaggcggcaacggcggggcgtGCGCGGTGTGCAAGCACCAGCGGCGCAAGTGCGAGCCCAACTGCGAGCTGGCCACCTACTTCCCGGCCAACAGGATGAACGACTTCCGCGCGCTGCACCTCGTCTTCGGGGTGGCCAACCTCACCAAGCTCATCAAGGCCAACGCCaccgaggcggcgcggcggcgcgccGCCGAGACGCTGACGTGGGAGGCGCGGTGGCGCGAGCGCGACCCCTCCGAGGGGTGCTACCGCGAGGTCTCCTGCCTCCGCCGCGAGAACGCTGTGCTGCGCGCCGAGAACGCCGCGCTCAGGCGCCGGGCCGACCAGTGCGCGTGCTGCGCCACCACgttgcagcagcagcagcagcagcagatacTGCTCGTCTCGGCTTACAACAACGGCGCCCGGCCCCCCGGCGGCGTGCTGCACGGCGCCAGCGCCGGGGTCGTGCCCGGCGGCTTCTACAGCGGCAATGCCGGCGCCGTCCGTGCCGCCAATGGCAACGGGGCGATGCCCGCGCGGCCTCACGTGTCAGCTCCGGCGCCGCAGACGACGATGGCCGGGTACGCGCAGGGGGATCGCCACCACGCCGCGTCCGGCGGAGCGAACGGCACCGGCGCAGCTGGTCAGGCGGAGCCCAGGGAGAAGAGCAGCGCGAGGTAA